The stretch of DNA GCATCTGGCTGGGCAGCTTGAGCAGGGTCGGAAATATAAGGAACGAGAAATTAATGAATTTATTAAGAGGTATCATGACGACTTCGCCACACTCAGGAGAGAGCTGATTATGCAGCGGTTTATGTACAGAGAAGATGGAATCTATGAGCTCAACCCTGTGGAGATGTGGGCTTCCTGGCAGACTTTGAAATAAGCCCTGAGAGTATGTGAATTTTCTAAGGCAGTTCATAGAGCTGTGGATCAACCTTGGTAAAAAAGGATATAATAGTATTGAAAACGCTTCCTATCATGCAGGGCAAAGGAGGTAACGATCATGCTATTCTGGAGAAAAAGGGTAAAGAATGCTGCTCCTATTGAAGCTACTTTGGACGATATTCGCAAAGCTGTACTTCGCTATGAGGACGAAATGCCAGACTCGGTAAACCGGTTAACGTTAGTGCAGACAGACGGAAGCTTGGACTTAAGCCGGCTCACCAGGTACTTAGGCGGTGTAAGTGAACGTAAATTTTATGTATCTAGAGAAACATTTGAAATATTCACGGAAGAAGACCGGCATATACCATACTATCTTGATTTGGTGCAGCTTGCCGTTGATGACTATGTGAATGAGACAGGCAAGCTTCCACTGAAGCCGAATTCTAATGATCAAGAGGTAGACTACAGAGTATTGGTTCAAGGACGTTATTTAACCGAGATCCCACCGATCAAGCTGTACATTACCGGTCAGGAAATGATGCTCAGTCATCGGGCTCCTCTAGCCGGAAATTTAACTGCTGCCCGTTCGATTGAACCGATAGTTCCTGAAGCAAGAGCTTAGTTTAGGAGAACAGACTTAAAGCATAACCGGGCCGGGCAGGTGAGCTGCTCCCCCGGCTTTTTTTTGCATGTTCTTCTCATCCGTTCTACAATGGAACCTGGTTTATAAGTTCTTTAAGCAGGAAGGATGCGAGGAAGCAATGAATGCAACAGCCATCATATTTGACCTGGACAATACGCTGATGGATCGGGACGCGACCTTTCGGCAATTCACTGAACAGCTTGTAGAGGAGCTGCTCATGGAGCTGAATCCGCAGCAGCGGAAAGATTGGATCGATTATATTATTGAATCGGATGCAGATGGCTATCGGGATAAGGATGGCTTCTTTCAGGAGCTTGTTGACAAGCTGCCATGGGCTCAAGCGATGGATCTAGGGAAGCTGCGTTCTTTTTATGACGCTAATTATATGAATCATGCCAGAACGATGAAGCATGCAGTAGAGCTGCTTGAACATTTAAAGGAACAAGGCTATAAGCTGGGATTGCTTACGAACGGATATACCTTGCTTCAGAATGGTAAAATTGATACCCTTCAACTTCGACGTTTTTTTGATCAAATTGTCATTTCCGAGGAGACAGGTTACCGTAAACCGGATGAGCGTATTTATCGAATCGCTTTGGAGCGGCTGGGAACGTCTGCGGATGAGACACTAATCATAGGAGATCATCCGGAGAATGATATATGGGGGGCTGCGCAGGCTGGAATTCGCGGAATTTGGCTTCGACGCAATCACACATGGAGCGACCGGCTGCAG from Paenibacillus sp. CAA11 encodes:
- a CDS encoding DUF3939 domain-containing protein, translating into MLFWRKRVKNAAPIEATLDDIRKAVLRYEDEMPDSVNRLTLVQTDGSLDLSRLTRYLGGVSERKFYVSRETFEIFTEEDRHIPYYLDLVQLAVDDYVNETGKLPLKPNSNDQEVDYRVLVQGRYLTEIPPIKLYITGQEMMLSHRAPLAGNLTAARSIEPIVPEARA
- a CDS encoding HAD family hydrolase, producing MNATAIIFDLDNTLMDRDATFRQFTEQLVEELLMELNPQQRKDWIDYIIESDADGYRDKDGFFQELVDKLPWAQAMDLGKLRSFYDANYMNHARTMKHAVELLEHLKEQGYKLGLLTNGYTLLQNGKIDTLQLRRFFDQIVISEETGYRKPDERIYRIALERLGTSADETLIIGDHPENDIWGAAQAGIRGIWLRRNHTWSDRLQGRPWQEISELDEIVTILGQEIS